From a single Betaproteobacteria bacterium genomic region:
- the dusA gene encoding tRNA dihydrouridine(20/20a) synthase DusA translates to MSDSQHAPFRISVAPMMDWTDRHCRYFHRLLSKRTRLYTEMVTTGALIHGDQPRHLDFNTEEHPVALQLGGSEPADLAICAKLGERWGYDEINLNCGCPSERVQRGSFGACLMAEPKLVADCVKAMVDAVSLPVTVKHRIGIDKLDDYGFVRDFVGAVSEAGCNVFIVHARNAILKGLSPKQNREVPPLRYEHVYRLKQEFPHLTMVINGGIKTSAEIHGHLEHVDGVMIGREAYHNPYWLAGFDHEFFGAPEGSVTREAVEAATAIYVAKQSLKGVPPHSILRHTLGLYRGLPGARAWRRSMSQQPAWSTLPLPG, encoded by the coding sequence ATGTCTGATTCTCAGCACGCCCCGTTCCGCATTTCTGTTGCGCCGATGATGGACTGGACCGACCGTCATTGCCGCTATTTCCATCGCCTGCTCAGCAAACGCACCCGCCTTTACACCGAAATGGTGACCACGGGCGCGCTGATCCATGGCGATCAGCCGCGCCATCTCGATTTCAACACCGAGGAGCATCCGGTTGCGCTGCAACTGGGCGGCAGCGAACCCGCGGACCTCGCCATTTGCGCGAAACTGGGCGAGCGCTGGGGCTATGACGAGATAAACCTGAATTGCGGCTGCCCGTCGGAACGCGTGCAGCGCGGCAGTTTCGGCGCCTGCCTGATGGCCGAACCGAAGCTGGTAGCCGATTGCGTGAAAGCAATGGTGGATGCGGTCTCGCTGCCGGTGACGGTCAAGCACCGTATCGGTATCGACAAACTCGACGACTATGGGTTCGTACGCGATTTTGTCGGCGCCGTCAGTGAAGCGGGTTGCAATGTATTCATCGTGCATGCCCGCAATGCCATTCTCAAAGGGCTGAGTCCCAAGCAAAATCGGGAAGTGCCACCACTCAGGTATGAACACGTTTATCGACTGAAACAGGAGTTTCCGCATCTGACGATGGTGATCAACGGCGGCATCAAAACGTCGGCAGAAATTCACGGGCACCTCGAACATGTCGATGGCGTGATGATCGGGCGAGAGGCGTATCACAATCCCTATTGGCTCGCGGGATTCGATCATGAATTCTTTGGCGCGCCGGAAGGCTCTGTCACGCGCGAGGCGGTTGAAGCGGCAACGGCAATCTACGTTGCCAAACAATCACTCAAAGGCGTGCCCCCACATTCAATCCTGCGCCACACGCTGGGACTGTATCGCGGCCTGCCTGGCGCACGTGCGTGGCGGCGATCCATGTCGCAGCAACCTGCGTGGAGCACACTCCCCTTACCAGGTTAG
- a CDS encoding PA0069 family radical SAM protein encodes MTLPTTNHASGYQRDQIHKGRGAALNLEGRFEQWQRDAFDDGWLADVADENQLKSVVTKETAKSIITRNDSPDIPFRYSLNPYRGCEHGCIYCFARPSHAYLGLSPGLDFETRLFAKVNAPELLRSELSKASFQTDVISIGVNTDAYQPCEKKYQLTRKVLEVAAEFNQAVSLITKSALIERDIDILQSLSEHNLVHVTISITTIDHHISRYLEPRSAAPARRMQTIKRLAEAGIPVGINVAPVIPFLTDHEMEKLLEQGRNMGATSAGYILLRLPWELKELFRNWLESHFPLKAAHVMSRVQEMRGGADNDPNFGSRMVGEGIFARLLEQRFAKACQRFDLNSAGRRQIERLDTSKFAVPGQPVQGQLTW; translated from the coding sequence ATGACATTACCCACGACCAATCATGCATCAGGATACCAACGCGACCAGATTCACAAGGGCCGCGGCGCGGCGCTGAATCTGGAAGGCCGCTTTGAGCAATGGCAGCGCGACGCATTTGATGACGGCTGGCTTGCCGATGTCGCCGACGAAAACCAGCTGAAAAGCGTGGTCACGAAGGAAACTGCCAAGAGCATCATTACGCGCAATGATTCACCCGATATCCCGTTTCGCTATTCGCTGAATCCCTATCGCGGCTGCGAACACGGTTGTATCTACTGCTTTGCGCGACCATCACACGCCTATCTGGGACTCTCGCCGGGGCTGGATTTTGAGACGCGGCTATTTGCGAAAGTAAACGCGCCGGAATTGCTGCGATCGGAATTGTCGAAAGCGAGCTTCCAAACGGATGTCATCAGCATTGGTGTCAATACCGATGCGTACCAGCCATGTGAAAAGAAATACCAATTGACGCGCAAGGTGCTGGAAGTGGCTGCTGAATTCAATCAGGCAGTCAGCCTGATCACCAAGTCTGCATTGATCGAACGCGATATCGACATTCTGCAAAGCCTGAGCGAGCACAATCTCGTCCACGTGACGATTTCCATTACCACCATTGATCATCATATCTCGCGCTACCTTGAGCCGCGATCGGCCGCGCCCGCGCGACGAATGCAGACCATCAAGCGGCTCGCGGAAGCAGGTATTCCGGTCGGTATCAATGTCGCGCCAGTGATTCCCTTTCTCACCGATCACGAAATGGAAAAGCTGCTGGAGCAGGGCCGCAACATGGGGGCTACTTCCGCCGGCTACATCCTGTTGCGCTTGCCCTGGGAATTGAAGGAGTTGTTTCGCAACTGGCTCGAGAGTCATTTCCCGCTCAAGGCCGCGCATGTCATGTCGCGGGTGCAGGAAATGCGCGGCGGCGCCGACAACGATCCGAATTTTGGCTCGCGGATGGTCGGCGAGGGCATCTTCGCGCGATTGCTCGAGCAGCGCTTTGCCAAGGCGTGTCAGCGATTCGATTTGAATAGTGCGGGTAGACGGCAGATCGAGCGTCTGGACACATCAAAATTTGCCGTGCCCGGACAACCGGTGCAGGGTCAGCTAACCTGGTAA
- the creD gene encoding cell envelope integrity protein CreD has protein sequence MQRSLLLRVASIGFLMALLLVPLWMIGGIVSERQHLQRQVDETIASSFAGPQRLAGPLLVIPYLERELVMGTDEKGKETKRIIEHSHQILLVPEQLTYDGAADVEAKYKGLYKTLVYQTKGVWRARFEVPANLGLEHNASRFTIGSAFLALGLSDVRGLRGSPKVAWSGQEITVKNGTNVDALGNGLHADVGDLTAREVRQYEVTVSLDLAGMRSLAFAPIGKNNVVQLRAAWPHPNFGGRFLPQTKQIDEQGFSARWEVSHLSSRNSDLLQHGLKEPNSLEAFDVSFIEPVNIYQQAERAVKYGVLFIALTFAAFFLFEILKDLRIHPLQYGLVGLALAVFFLLLVSLSEHIIFLHAYLAASVSCVLLIGYYLSHVLGGWRRGAAFAIKLALLYVVLYGLLLSEENALMLGSLLLFVALAAIMVLTRRIDWYRLGASKKALPE, from the coding sequence TTGCAAAGAAGCCTTTTGTTGCGCGTGGCATCCATCGGTTTCCTGATGGCGCTCTTGCTTGTCCCGCTGTGGATGATCGGCGGTATCGTTTCGGAGCGCCAGCATTTACAGCGACAGGTAGATGAAACGATCGCAAGCAGTTTCGCCGGCCCTCAGCGCCTGGCGGGTCCGCTGCTGGTGATTCCGTATCTTGAGCGTGAACTCGTCATGGGCACCGATGAAAAGGGCAAGGAAACCAAACGAATCATCGAGCACTCGCATCAGATCCTGTTGGTTCCCGAGCAATTGACCTACGATGGCGCGGCCGACGTCGAAGCGAAATATAAAGGCCTGTACAAGACCTTGGTGTACCAAACAAAAGGCGTCTGGCGGGCGCGATTCGAGGTGCCCGCCAATCTGGGGCTCGAACACAACGCGTCCCGCTTCACGATTGGAAGTGCCTTCCTCGCACTTGGGTTGAGCGACGTGAGAGGGCTGCGGGGCTCACCCAAAGTCGCCTGGAGCGGCCAGGAAATCACGGTCAAGAATGGCACGAATGTAGACGCACTCGGCAATGGATTGCACGCCGACGTGGGTGATCTGACTGCGCGTGAAGTTCGCCAATATGAAGTCACTGTCAGCCTGGATCTGGCGGGAATGCGCTCACTGGCGTTTGCGCCGATCGGGAAAAACAATGTCGTCCAATTGCGCGCCGCCTGGCCTCATCCAAATTTCGGGGGACGATTTCTGCCTCAGACCAAACAGATTGACGAGCAGGGGTTCAGCGCGCGCTGGGAAGTATCCCACCTCTCCAGCAGGAACAGCGATCTACTGCAGCACGGCTTAAAGGAGCCGAATTCGCTTGAGGCGTTCGATGTCTCGTTTATCGAGCCGGTCAATATCTATCAGCAAGCGGAGCGTGCCGTGAAATACGGTGTCCTTTTCATTGCCCTCACATTTGCGGCATTCTTTCTGTTCGAAATCTTGAAAGACCTGCGAATTCATCCGCTGCAATACGGATTGGTGGGGCTCGCGCTGGCAGTATTTTTCCTGTTGCTGGTCAGCCTCTCCGAGCACATCATTTTTCTGCATGCGTATTTGGCCGCCAGCGTTTCCTGTGTATTGCTGATTGGCTATTATCTTTCGCATGTGCTGGGCGGCTGGCGGCGTGGTGCGGCGTTCGCCATAAAACTTGCCCTGCTGTACGTCGTGCTCTACGGCCTGCTGCTGTCTGAAGAAAACGCATTGATGTTGGGATCACTGCTGTTATTCGTGGCGCTGGCGGCAATCATGGTGCTGACGCGGCGGATCGATTGGTACCGGCTGGGTGCCAGCAAAAAAGCGCTGCCGGAATAG